GACGGCGACCGGGTATCACCTCCTCAAGATCAACGGCTACTCCCTCACCAAGGCCACCACCCCCACCGGCTCGTTTCTCCCTTCGAGCCCGTTCACCGTCGGCGGCCACCGCTGGAGCATCAAATACTACCCCCAATGGAGATGACGTCGAGACCGCCGATTACATATCTTTCTTTCTCGTactagaagaagaagagaccAACATGGGTTTGACGGTGCAGGCGAAGTTCAAGTTTAGTTTCGCTAACCAGGTGAAGAAGCAACCTTCGCTGAAATACAGGCCCATAAAGACATTTAATCTCGAGGATTCTTGTGGTTGGGGCTATGTGGAGTTCATCAAAAGGGTAGATTTCGAGAAGTCCGATGATCTTAGGGACGATTCTTTCACCATCCGGTGCGACATTGTCGTCGTCCGTGAGATCCGCACCGAGGAGACGACCGAGATACTCCCCGTCGAATCCTTTGTACCCGTGCCCCCGTCCGACATGGACCAGCAGTTCGGCGACCTGCTGGAGACCGAGAAGGGCGCGGATGTGGTGTTTGAGGTCGGCGGCCAGACGTTCGCCGCGCACCGGTGCGTGCtcgcggcgcggtcgccggtCTTCAGGGCGGCGCTCTACGGCTCGATGAAGGAGGGCGACACTGCTGGAGTCGTGCACATTGAAGACATGGAGGCGCAGGCGTTCAAGCTGTTGCTCCGCTTCGTGTACACCGACTCGTTGCCGGAGATGGAGACGGAGGAAGACGTCATATGCCAGCATCTGCTCGTCACGGCGGATCGGAACGACCTGCACAGGCTCAAGCTGATCTGCGAGAACAGGTTGTGCAAGTACATTGGTGTAAGCACGGTGTCTTACATCCTGGCACTAGCTGATCAGCACCACTGCGACGGGCTGAAGAAGGCGTGCTTCAGTTTTCTTGGCTCACCGGCGAACCTGAGTGCTGTCATCGCCAGCGACGGCTTCAAACATCTGAGCAGGAGCTGCCCCTCTCTTATGGAAGAACTGGTCGTTATGCTTGCACTTCCGCCTAGTCATGCTTAGTGTTCGTGTgctctttttttagataattagtGTTCGTGTGCTCTAGCAATTTTTGGTTTCTGAAACCTTCCCCAGAAAGCAGGCATGCTGCTGCAGTACTCCTTGTGTATATGATTTTGCTATCAGGTACATGACATTATGACATACTAATAAGCAGGAGTTAACGATTGTTACTActtaatttgtcttttttttatgctATCTCTGCAACTGCACTTTTAGATTTCGAAGGATTGTCACTTGTTGCCTGGTGTTAAACTTCCATGTGGCTTGCTTGATTTAGAGGATTTGGCATAGTCACAAAGTTCCCAGATCAATGGAATCAAGGATTAGGATCGAGGAACGTGGTACGCTACATGCAAAGAGGTTTTTATAATGTGCGGACAAAAATGTCCCCATGTGGAAGCAAATGAGTTTTACTGAGGGGTGAGAGCGTGAGAGTGTGCCGCTAGCCACTCCGGCCGTGGCGGCCACTTCCCGTCTCGATGACATCCTACTTGCTAGTAGTGATGTTGATCTACTATTGGAGGCGAAAAAGCTTTTGTCCTCGAATTTTGATATGAAAGATCTTTGGTGAAGCCTCATTTGTTCTAGGAATAAAGATTCACCGAGATAGAAGAAAAGGGGTTTTAGGGCTATCACAAAAGGCATATCGGGAAAAAATTCTAAAGAAATATAGTATGCATGCGAGTAAGCCCACACCTGCTCCCATAGTCAAGGGCGATAGATTTGGGAAATTTCAATGTCCTAGGAACCAGTATGAGATTGATCAAATTAAAACGGTTCCATATGCTTCGGCTGTCGGAAACTTATAGTATACTTAAGTATGTACACGCCCTGACTTAGCTTTTTTAACCAAGATACTTGGAAGATATTAAGGAAATCCAGGAATTGATCACTGGAGAATGGTAAAGAAAGCTTTACGTTATGTGCAAGGCACAAAAGGCCTCATGCTAACGTATAGAAGATCTGATTCTCTTGAGATAGAAGGGTTTTCAGACTCAGATTTTGCGGGAGATGTAGACGATAGAAAGTTCACATCAGGCTTTATATTCACTTATGCAAAAGGGCCTATTTCGTGGAAAAGCTCCAAGCAAACCGTCATATCATCATCGATGATGTATGCCGAATTTGTAGCTAGTTATGAGGCCATGGGGCAGGCAAAATGGTTAAAGAAGTTTGTACCTGGGTTGAAAGTGGTCGACAACATTTAAAGGCCAGTCAAGATGCACTGCGACAATGAGCCAGCAATGTTTTATGCTCACAACAATAAGTCAAGTGGTGCTGCCAAATACATTGACATTAAGTTTTATGTTGTGAAAGAGAAAATCCAGGATCAGACAATTAGTCTCTAGCATATAAGAACAAAGGAAATGTTAGCGGATCCGCTTACAAAAGGCTTACCGCCCAGTGTGTTCAGAGAACACTTAGCTGGCATGGGTTTATAGGAAAGTCATAATCCTTGAATTACAAAAGGGCCTAGTGTTTATTTCTAAGTGGGGAGGTTCATTATAGTCGTTGCGTCTGATGGTTCAGTGGTGACTGTCATGATGAAGCATGCTCTATGCATCAATCTATTTAGAAGTAAATGATAGTAAGAGAAGTAAGAAAGGGGAGAATGTTAGTTGCGATCTCCGGGGGATCGGGAAACCGATCCCCACTCCGCCTACGCACCCTGATCGGGGGCGCCAGTCGACCAATTGGTAGTGGGCCCCTCTCACGCAGCGCAATATAAAGAGGGGGAGCCGCCGGGCGCGCGAACCAACGTTCGTCGTGTACTTGGACTCCCAACACAAACCCTAGAACCACGCCGCCATCACCGACGCCATCACGCCGCCACACCGTCACCATGGCTGCGTCAAGCTCTAAGACTGGTAAAGGTATGGGTTCCTCACTCTCTCCCTCAACCGTTCATTCACTAAAGCACCTATTGTATTCCTATGAGCAAGAGATCGCCCCCTAGATCCGCACCTAGTGATCATAGAATCCTAACAAATTTGTCCTTTTTATGCTATCTCTACGACTGTGCTTTTAGATTTCGAAGGATTGTCACATGTTACCTGGTGTTAAACTTCCATGTGGCATGCTTGATTTAGAGGATTTGGCATAGCCACAAAGTTCCCAAATCAATGGAATCAAGGATTAGGATCGAGGAACGTGGTTCGCTAAGGTTTTTATAATGTGCGGACAAAAATGTTCCCATGTGGAAGCAAATGAGTTCGACTGAGGGGTGGGAACGTGAGAGTGTGCCGTTTGTCACTCCGGCCGCGGCAGCTACCAGCCACGCCGGCAGCCACTTCCCCTGTCTCGCTGAAGCCAACATGTTCCagtccgaaatttccaacctgGTCGTGGAGCGAGGTTGTTGCCAGGCAGCCGACATCCGAGGAAGAGGACGTGAATGCAGGACGGTGTTGGACGGAGGTTCGGCGCAAGGTCAGACCGCATTCATGGCGGTCGAGCGATATCCCAACCACCAACACCAGGGGCGCATTCACGGCGCAAGGACGATCCCCCGCTGGCTCCAAGGCTGTTGCTTCCAGTGTGCTTGGCCCTAGGGCATCAGAAAAACTCCTGCTCCCGTCAAACACGTTGCTACACATGTTGGTATCCCGGCCACATCAGCAAGTGTCCAAGCAGCCACCCAGCAGGAAACGAGGTCGGGAAGAAGGGGGCAACAATCCAACTCCGGCGACGTGGCGCTGTCACCAAGTTGGCACTTGGCACCTATATTATggaaagtattttctacactTATGTGTATACATGTAATTTAAAcagttatataaaattttcataaaatttagtaagatagaccatgataatataagacactataCAACACATGTAAGTCTAAATTCAATCGATatatgaagaaataaaaataacagaTTTTATCTACACGGTACGGGTACTATTCActgtctgattttattatttttgtttctctagttAGGGATCAAATTTAGTACTACATGTTTATGTATAGACTTGTATCATCACAAACAgtgttattaaattttttttaattttttctataactatttaagtCACATGCAAATGATGGATGCCATGGCACCTAGGTGTAAAAAATCCTTGTCCTAATATAATATAAGTATATTatggcccctttgaatcaaatgaattatgaaggaatttcataggattgaaatcctataaGAAATTTTTCTATgtagccctttgattcaaaggattgaagtttttcaaatcctacaaaattcctatggaatggcttaTAGCATATAGGTTTTGGAGTAAACTTAGTAAGAggttcaacctcttggaaaaaattctttgagtctatctttctcatccgattcctgtatttttcctgtggtccaatcaaacgatcgttcctgtgttttttctgtgttttgcgatcctctgttttacacttataaTCATGTAAAAATcatacgtttttcctattcttccatttttttcattcctacaaTTCAAAGGGCTCTTAGTATATTCTTATAAGTGTCGGTTTTTAAAAACCGCACCTAGTATATTAGAGGTATcgattttttctaaaaactaacACAAATACTATATGTACCGGTTTTAATTTAGGACGACACTTATAGATGTTTAAAGGAGCCAGTTGTTTTAATTTTCACCACGTGGAGGTGGGAAATGGTCAATAGATGCCGATTTCAAATAAATTGGTACCTATAAGATGTCCCCTATTaggatttttgtttttaaatataaCAATAGTTTCAACAAAAACGAACATGTTATTAAAATAGATTCAATGTTACAAATAATGAAACttatttggtgttgtagatgttgctatttttttctaaaaatttcatcaaacctaaagaagtttcgttaggaaaaaattaaagcgacttataatataaactGGGGAGTAgcatttattttctaaattttttttacgtactctatctgtttcaaaatataaagacTTTTTgttaatttagaaataaaaaactaTGATATAAAATAATCTAAGATTAGAGAGTGAAAGAGTGATTGGGTAAGTTTAGGTGAAATTTAAATGAGACATGGTTGATTGAGAGTTGACAATATCAGTGTTACAGGCTTACAGTAGCAAACCATGATTAAAGTTATAAACCAAAGTCCGGAAAAGTTTTGGGCAGTGTTACAGAGggttttcttataaaaaaaatttatgcgaAAGTTACTTTGAAATAcacctctgtcccaaattaaTTGTAATTCTAGGTTGTTAGCATATACTAAggtttgaggaaaaaaaatactataataccCTGTATTAAATGGTTTATAGATAAGAGTGGAGGGTAGTTAAGAGTAAAATAGGATAAATTTGGATGAGAAATGTTTAATGGGGATCATTAGTATTCTATTTTGataattattttggaacaaattcaaatattagaaatacaattattatgggatATCATATTAactcatttttcattttttttaagcctataCTATATGCTAGCCAAGTCGATATGCAGCCTTTTATTCTCCGGTCGAGGCCTTTTCTCCTGAAAATTGAGGCATATGGGAAACTACTCACCTTTTGCTGCAGCAAGAATAACTGCGCAGATCAGTTGCTAATTTAACCGCATCATCATCACGTATGTGGTAAAGCTGGCATAACGTTGATCGACAATTCGCCATAGCAAGCATGGGCCGTTCGTCCATTGGACCGAATCTCTCGGCCCATATACACGGGTGAGCCCACAATAGCCCTATAAATAGGTGGGCCCAAGGAAAAACGCAATGGTCTCTCGCTTCGTCTCCTCCAAATCCGCGCTAAACCCTACCTGCCTACccgagcggcgcggcgagcagTTTCCGGCcatgccgcccgccgcccgccacctgAGCCCGCCGCGGTCGgactccacctccaccatcGTGGCCGGCACGGCGGCCGGGTCCCACCTCCTCAAGATCGACGGGTACTCGCTCACCAAGGGGACCCCCAATGGCTCGTTCCTTATCTCCAGCCAGTTCACCGTCGGCGGCCACTGCTGGCGCATCAGGTACTATCCCAACGGGTTCTCAGCCAGCTCCGCCGATTTCATTTCGCTTTTCCTCGTGCTAGACGAGAAGGTGAAGGTGCAGGCGAAGTCGGACTTCCAGATCAGTTACACCGGCCAGGTGGATGAGCCACCTTGGTTGGCAACCATGAAAGCGGATACTTTTGATGGTGCGGGCTTTCGGTCTTTCGGCTATGAAAAGTTCGTCAGAAGGTGTGATTTTGAGAAGCTCATCAGGGACGACTCTTTCACCATCCGTTGCGACATTGTTGTCATCAACGAGATCCGCGCCGAGGAGTCGACCGagatcaccaccaccacagccatCGTCACCGTGCCCCCGTCTGACCTGAACCAGCAGCTCGGCGACCTGCTGGAGAGCGAGAAGGGCGCGGATGTGGTGTTCGAGGTCGGCGGCCAGACGTTCGCCGCGCACCGGTGCGTGCtcgcggcgcggtcgccggtCTTCAAGGCGGAGCTCTATGGCTTGATGAAGGAGGGTGACACCGCCGGAGTCGTGCACATCGAAGACATTGAGCCGCGGGTGTTCAAGGTGCTGCTCCGCTTCATGTACACCGACTCGCTcccggagatggaggaggaagacgtcATGTGCCAGCATCTGCTCGTCGCGGCGGACCGGTACAACCTTGAGAGGCTCAAGCTGATCTGCGAGGAGAAGTTGTGCAGGCACATTAGCGTCGG
The sequence above is drawn from the Oryza glaberrima chromosome 10, OglaRS2, whole genome shotgun sequence genome and encodes:
- the LOC127753076 gene encoding BTB/POZ and MATH domain-containing protein 1-like is translated as MPPAARHLSPPRSDSTSTIVAGTAAGSHLLKIDGYSLTKGTPNGSFLISSQFTVGGHCWRIRYYPNGFSASSADFISLFLVLDEKVKVQAKSDFQISYTGQVDEPPWLATMKADTFDGAGFRSFGYEKFVRRCDFEKLIRDDSFTIRCDIVVINEIRAEESTEITTTTAIVTVPPSDLNQQLGDLLESEKGADVVFEVGGQTFAAHRCVLAARSPVFKAELYGLMKEGDTAGVVHIEDIEPRVFKVLLRFMYTDSLPEMEEEDVMCQHLLVAADRYNLERLKLICEEKLCRHISVGTVWNILPLADQHHCDGLKKACFDFLGSLANLSAVVASDGFKHLCRSCPSLMEELVVTLALPGSHA